Part of the Fusobacterium sp. genome is shown below.
TCTCATTGAGACTTGGATCAAGTTTTCCAAAAAATATTCCTTCAACATTCATTTGAGTCTGGCCATGCCTGACAATTATCAATTTTCCCACTTTATACCACCTAGACAGCTGCTAATATATATATAACAAACATAGCTATTATCTCTGAAAGTTCTACTACTGCACCTAAAGTATCTCCTGTAATACCACCAATTTTTCTAGTCATAAGTTTCGCATAAAAAAATCCTAACAACATTATTATTGGTATCACAATCAAAATTGTATAAGGAAGTCCAAATAAATAGGCTGCTCCTCCAACAAATACTGCTGTCAATATTGTTGCAATAACTACTTCTCCTCCATTAGTATGATCTACAAAAGTTTTTCCCATTCCAGTAGATCTTGCATATGGAGCTGAAGCACAGTTTACCACACTGTTTAATCTCGCTATAACTGGAACTATAAGAAGAAGTATTCCCATATTAAGCCCAGCAAATTCTGATATTTCCACTAAAAGAACTACTTTCAACATAAAATATAATATAAGAACAAGTCCACCATTGGTACCTAATCTTGAATCTTTCATTATATCAAGCATCTTCTGCTTACTTCTGTAGCTGAATATTCCATCAAATGTATCTGCCAACCCATCTAAATGAAGTCCTCCTGTCAATACTACTTCTATAATTACCAATAGTACTGCCATGACCATTGGTGAGTATACAACAGTATACAGCAACCAGAATGCTCCAAAAAGTATAAGCCCTATTATCATTCCAATTACTGGAAAAAATTTCATGCTTTTTCCTAATTCATCAGAATCAAATTTTGGATCAAATCCAATAGGAAGTCTAGTCATAAATCTAAAAAGTAACAATATTCCTTTCATTAAATATCCTCCTAAAACTATTTTAATTTCATCTTTATTCCAGAAACCACAAAATATGCTTCATCAGCTTTAGCTGCTACCATCTGATTCATTCTTCCACATATATCTCTAAAATGTCTTCCCAGAGCATAGGCAGGAATTATTCCCATACCTATTTCATTGGAAACTACAACAATATCCTGATCTGATGATTTTATATATTCCAGAAGTTTTTCTACTTCTTTTTTTATATCATTTTCTATCAATGTAAGTTCTTCATCAAGCATATGATCCCAATCATACTCTTTTTCCATTATCATAAGATTAGTTATCATATTTGTCAGACAATCCAACAGAATAACTCCTTCTTTTTTAATATGAAATTTTATGAGTTCTACTGTATTTTTGTACCCCTCTATAGTAATCCAATTCTCCCCTCGCTGTTCTCTATGCTTAGCTACACGGGCTTTCATTTCATCATCAAATATAATTGCAGTTGCCAAGTAAATTCTATTTTTATATTCTTTATCTATTATATACTGCTCTGCATGTCTACTTTTTCCACTTCGAGATCCTCCAGTAAAGTAAATAATTCTTCCCAATTTGTCATCTCCTCTACTTTATTTCAATGAATTAATTATATCATATTTTTCTAGATTTTACACTTGATTTTCTCCTTATACCCTATGTTAAACAAAAAGCCTCTCAATTATTTTTAGTTGAGAGGCTGATGTATTAATATATTTTTAATAGTAATAATTATTA
Proteins encoded:
- the cobS gene encoding adenosylcobinamide-GDP ribazoletransferase; the encoded protein is MKGILLLFRFMTRLPIGFDPKFDSDELGKSMKFFPVIGMIIGLILFGAFWLLYTVVYSPMVMAVLLVIIEVVLTGGLHLDGLADTFDGIFSYRSKQKMLDIMKDSRLGTNGGLVLILYFMLKVVLLVEISEFAGLNMGILLLIVPVIARLNSVVNCASAPYARSTGMGKTFVDHTNGGEVVIATILTAVFVGGAAYLFGLPYTILIVIPIIMLLGFFYAKLMTRKIGGITGDTLGAVVELSEIIAMFVIYILAAV
- the cobU gene encoding bifunctional adenosylcobinamide kinase/adenosylcobinamide-phosphate guanylyltransferase; its protein translation is MGRIIYFTGGSRSGKSRHAEQYIIDKEYKNRIYLATAIIFDDEMKARVAKHREQRGENWITIEGYKNTVELIKFHIKKEGVILLDCLTNMITNLMIMEKEYDWDHMLDEELTLIENDIKKEVEKLLEYIKSSDQDIVVVSNEIGMGIIPAYALGRHFRDICGRMNQMVAAKADEAYFVVSGIKMKLK